TGCGGAACACCATCAGCACACCGGCGCGCTCGTCCGGCAGTTTCACATTTTGCCGGGCCAGCTGGTCGCGTACGGTGGCGCCGCGCTTGTAGATGGCGAGTACGTGGCCGGGCTCCAGACCCTCGCGCAGACCGCGGTTGAGGGCAACCACATCGTATTTGGCAACCTGGGTAACGCCCTCTTCGACACCGAGAATGATGCCGTCGACGGGAACGGACGGTGCACCGGGCTGGAACAGGGCGGCAATGGCGCGCTCCTCAACCGGTAACAGGCGATCCTGCAGGCGGATATCACGGCTGGTACGGGTCACATCAAGGGTGGCCACGGCAAAATCGGTATTGGCGTTGTCGACGTCCAGCTGGCGCAGGTCCACAGAACCCACATCCAGGGCCTGCTGGCCAAGCTCTTCACCGGTAAAGGGGTCCGCGTAAACCGGGCCGGGGCGGTAGATGCCGTAAGAGCCGAGGGGCTCGCGGAAGTCGCCGCGGGCGTAAATCTTTTCGCCGGCACCCATCAGAATGCGCTGGTCCTGCCCGGATATAACGTAGGGCACGCCCTGGAACGCGTTGGGGCCGACAATGCGGGTGCGCGACAGGAAGGCGTTGATGGCATCCAGCGGAATGGCCGGGATGGCACTGCCAATGGGCTCGCGGCGCACGGACGGGCCCAGGCGGTTGTTGCTGTTCGGGCTTAGCTTGTAGGCGGTGGGCGCGCGCTCCAGCTCGAGGCGCGGCTGGCCGTCGATATAGACCAGGTTGAGACGGTCACCGGGGTAGATCAGGTGGGGGTTTTCCACCTGCGGGTTGGCCTGCCAGATTTCCGGCCAGTACCAGGGCTGGGACAGGAAGGCGCCCGAGATATCCCACAGGGTGTCACCTTTCTGCACCACGTAGGTGTCCGGGTGATCGGGGTTGAGGCGCGAATCTTGCGCCTGCAGGCCAAAGGTCGCCAGCAGGGTGGCGGCGGCGGCCAGAATTATTTTTTTCATGGAAGCATTCCTATGCTTTTTTGTCGCTAGCGCTGAGGCCTTGTCGTTCGCGGAAATTGTCTGCTGAATCTTTATACGGCTATCACTGGGGTTTTATATCGCTATAATCTCTCAGCGCTGGACCGGTGGCGGCTGACGTCGCCGGGAGGGGAGCAAATAAACGCCACCTGGCCCAATGGCCGGTGCGCGACGACAGCTCCCGATTCAGTAAATTTCAAGCGCGATCATTATGTTATCAGCGCAAGTTCCACTAAGACTAGAAGTTTGTCACAGGTGTTATGGCCAAACTGGAAATCCTTGAATTCCCCGATCCCCGCTTGCGCAAGGTGGCGGAGCCTGTTGCTGAGGTGACAGACGACCATCGTACGCTGATCGATGATATGTTCGAGACGATGTATGAGGCGCCGGGCGTGGGCCTGGCGGCGACGCAGATCAATGTGCACGAGCGCATTGTGGTGATCGATGTGTCGGAGGATCAGAGTGAGCCGCTGGTGCTGATCAACCCGGAGGTTGAGGTGCTGGATGCGGAGATCCACAAGTACGATGAGGGTTGCCTGTCGGTGCCCGGGTTCTACGAGACGGTGCAGCGCCCGCGCAAGATCCGCCTGAAGGCGCTGGATCGCAATGGCGAGGCCTACGCCCTGGAGGCCGAGGGGCTACTGGCGGTGTGCATCCAGCATGAGATCGACCATCTCGATGGCAAGCTGTTTGTGGATTACATCTCGCCGCTCAAGCGCAATCGTATTCGCTCCAAGCTGGAAAAGGCGCATCGCCAGAGAGCGTAAGTTCTTTTTACAGCTCGGTAGCGTCGGGGCACCGGGTGTGGGTTTTCAGGACCGCTGTAGACCCATCCCTGGGCGCTTCGGCGCAAACATCCTGTTTGCGACGATCCTGAAAACCCACACCCGGCACCCCGACTTCGCATCTGATTCCTGGACTTCGCATCCAAGTCCGCTTCCTCCTACCTGAAAGTACGTTCATGAGCCTGAATATCATCTTTGCCGGCACCCCCGACTTTGCCGCGATTCACCTGCAAACCCTGCTCGACAGCGAACACAAAGTGATCGCGGTCTACAGCCAGCCGGATAGACCCGCGGGGCGCGGCAAGAAGCTGCTGTCCAGCCCGGTGAAACAGCTGGCGCTGGAGCACGACATTCCGGTGTATCAGCCACTGTCCCTGCGGGACGAAAACGCGCAGCAAGAACTGGCGGCGCTGAATGCTGACCTGATGGTGGTGGTGGCCTACGGGCTGATTCTGCCGCAGGTGGTGCTGGATACGCCCCGTCTCGGGTGCGTGAATGTACATGCTTCCTTATTGCCGCGCTGGCGCGGGGCGGCGCCGATTCAGCGGGCGGTGGAGGCCGGCGACGCAGAAAGTGGTGTGGCGATCATGCAGATGGAGGCGGGGCTGGATACCGGGCCGGTGTTAGTCGAGGCCCGTACACCCATTGCCGCCCATGAGACCGGTGGCAGCCTGCACGACAAGCTGGCGCGTCTCGGCGGGCCGGCGCTGCTGGAGGCGCTGCAGCTGCTGGAGAGCGGCACGGCGAAACCGCAGGTACAGGACGATACGCTGGCCAATTACGCCGGCAAGATTTCCAAGGAGGAGGCGCGCATCGACTGGCAGCGCCCGGCGGCAGAGCTGGCGCGCCTGATCCGGGCATTTAACCCGTTTCCCGTGTGCTGGACCGAGTATCAGGACGGCAAGGGCAAGACCCAGCGCCTGCGGATATACCAGGCAAAACACGAACAGGGCTGTCATACCGACGCGCCGGGCACGATTCTCAGTGCCGATGATGAGGGTATTCTGGTGGCCTGTGGGCGCGAGGCTCTGCGCCTGACGCAGCTACAATTGCCGGGCAAGAAGGCGCTGCCGTTGGCGGAGATCTTGAAAGGCTACCGCGACCTGTTCACCGCTGGCACCACACTGGGTACTGACCATGAATGATCCCCGCGCTCTGGCGGCCCGCGTTGTCGCCCGCCTGATTCAGGACCGCGGTTCGCTGCAGCGGCTGCTGCCCTGGGCGGAAAAGCAGGTAGAAGATAAAGACCGCTCCCTGCTGCGCGAGCTCTGCTACGGCACCGCCCGCTTCGCGCCGCGATTGGAGCTGATCCTCGGCAAACTGTCGAAAAAAACCATCAAAGATGAAGAGCTGGCCGCGCTGATGCTGGTTGGCCTGTACCAGCTGGAATACACCCGTATCCCCGACCACGCCGCCATTGGTGCCACGGTGGAAGCGGCGCGCGCGCTCAAGCTTGGACATGCCACCGGTGTGGTCAATGGCGTTCTGCGCAATGCGCTGCGTAATAAGGAAGTGCTCACTCGCAAACTCTCCGGCAACCCCCAGTTCAGCTCCGCCCACCCCGAGTGGCTGCAGCAGGCCATCAAGGCCGCCTGGGGAACAGAGGCGCGCGCCATATTCACCGCCAATAACGCCAACCCGCCCATGACCCTGCGGGTGAACCTGTCGAAAACCAGCCGCGACGAATACCTCGAACAACTACAGCAAGCCGGCATCCCGGCCCAGGCGTGCGAATTTTCCGCGGCGGGACTGGTGCTGGAAAACCCCGTTGCCGTCACCCGCCTGCCCGGCTTCGACGACGGCCTCGTCAGTGTTCAGGACCAGTCGGCACAACTCGCCGCACCGCTGCTCGACCCGCAGCCCGGGGAAAAAATCCTCGACGCCTGCGCCGCTCCCGGGGGTAAAACCTGCCACCTGCTGGAACTTCAGCCCGACCTCGACCTCAGCGCCCTGGATATCGAAGAAGAACGCCTCGACCGCGTCATCGAAAATCTCGAACGACTCGGCGTTGGCGCCCAGATCATCTGCGCCGACGCCGCCGAGCCGGAACACTGGTGGGACGGCGAACCCTTCGACCGCATCCTGCTCGATGCCCCCTGCTCCGCCACCGGCGTCATCCGCCGCAACCCGGATATCAAACTCCTGCGCCGCGCCGACGACATCCCCGAACTGGCCGAGCTACAGGGCAAAATCCTGCGTGCCATGTGGCGCCTGTTAAAACCGGGCGGCATCCTGCTCTACGCCACCTGTTCCATGCTCCCCGAGGAAAACAGCGCTCAAGTGGCGCGCTTCATTGCGGAGACGCCGGATGCGAGGGACAATACGCCGCAATTGCTGAATGAGCAGCCCTGGGGGTTGCCGCAGGAGGCGGGTATGCAGCTGCTGCCTGGCATCCATGCGGGTGATGGGTTTTATTACGCGAAGCTTGAAAAGGCCAAAAAGTAACTATGCACCTGTAGGGTAGATAAGCGCAGCGCATCTACCGTTTGTCGGGGAGCCCGGTAGGAGAATGGTGGATGCGCTTACGCTTATCCACCCTACGGAATGGTTCACCCGCACATACGCAGTACAAGAGTAAGAATCGAAGTCGGGGTGCCGGGTGGAGGTTTTCAGGATCGTCGCAAACAGGATGTTTGCGCCGAAGCGCCCAGGGATGGGTCTACAGCGGTCCTGAAAACCTCCACCCGGTGCGCCGGCGCCACCGCGATAGCAACAAAGCGCCAGCGGACCAGGCCCAAAAACAACTATGAAAATCATTATTCTCGGCGCCGGCCAGGTCGGTGGATCACTGGCAGAAAGTCTCGCCTCGGAACGTAACGACATTGTTCTGGTAGACAGCGACGAGAAAACTTTGCGCGAGCTGCGCGATCGCATCGACATTGGCGTGGTCGTCGGCCACGCCTCGCATCCGGATATCCTGCAGGAAGCCGGCATCGAAGACGCCGACATACTGGTAGCCGTCACCAACAACGACGAAACCAACATGGCCGCCTGCCAGATCGCCCACTCCCTGTTCCGGGTCACCACCAAAATCGCCCGCGTGCGCGCCTCCGCCTACCTGCAATATCCCGAACTGTTCTCCACCGAATCCATCCCCATCGATGTCCTCATCAGCCCCGAACAGATCGTGTCCGAATACATATCCCGGCTGATCGAACACCCCGGTGCCCTGCAGGTACTCGACTTCGCCAACGGCCGCGTCCAGCTCGTCGCCGTGCGCGCCGTACAGGGCGGCCCACTGGTCGGCCACCAGCTGCGCTACCTGCGCGAACACATGCCCAAAGTCGACACCCGGGTTGCCGCCATCTACCGCCGCAACAGCCCCATCATCCCCCAGGGCAGCACCGTCATCGAAGCCGGCGACGAAGTCTTCTTCATCGCCGCCCGGCAAGACATTCGTGCCGTCATGAGCGAACTGCGCCGACTGGAACAGGGCTACAAACGCATCACCATCGCCGGCGGCGGCAATATCGGGTTGCGCCTCGCGCACAAACTGGAAAACCGCTACTCGGTCAAAATCATCGAGCAGGACCACGATCGCTGTATCTTCCTTTCCGAAGAACTGAGCAACAGCATCGTGTTGCACGGCAGCGCCTCCGACCAGGACCTGCTGCTGGAAGAAAATATCGAAGACACCGATGTGTTCCTCGCCCTCACCAACGACGATGAGGCCAACATCATGTCGTCCCTGCTCGCCAAACGTCTCGGCACACGCAAGGTCATGGCACTGATCAACAACCGCGCCTATGTGGACCTGGTACAGGGTGGCGAAATCGATATTGCCATTTCACCTCAACAAAACACCATCGGCAGTCTGCTCACCCATGTGCGTCGCGGAGACATGGTCAATGTGCATTCCCTGCGCCGCGGTGCCGCCGAAGCCATTGAGGTCATTGCCCACGGTGACAAGCGCACCTCCAAGGTCGTGGGTCGCAAAATCGAGGATATCGACTTGCCGGAAGGCGCCAGCATCGGTGCGATCGTGCGTGAGCGGGACGGTGACAGCCAGGTACTGATTGCCCACGACAACATCATCGTGGAAACCGACGATCACGTGATCGTGTTCCTCGTTGACCGCCGCCATACCCGCCACGTGGAGCAATTGTTCCAGGTCGGCTTCAGCTTCTTCTGACGGCGGGAACCCGAGCCATGCGATTTGCAGTCATAGCGCGTGTATTTGGCATTTTGCTGACGGTATTCAGCCTCACGTTGCTGCCGCCGATCGGCGTCTCCCTGTGGTACGAAGATGGCACCCACATCGCATTCACCATTGCCTTCGCCATCACCCTGCTCACCGGCCTGTTTATGTGGCTGCCGGTACACGACCTGAAACAGGATCTGCGCACCCGCGACGGCTTTGTGGTGACCTCCCTGTTCTGGCTGATTCTGGGCAGCTTCGGCTCGCTGCCGCTGATTATCAGCCCACAGCCGGATCTCAGTGTGGTCGACTCCATTTTCGAGTCCATCTCGGGCCTGACCACCACCGGCGCCACCACCATCACCGGTCTCGACACCCTGCCCCCGGCCATTTTGTACTATCGGCAGCAACTGCAATGGGTCGGTGGTATCGGGGTAATTGTTATCGCTCTGGCGATCCTGCCAATGCTCGGCATTGGTGGTATGCAGCTGTACAAGGCGGAAATGCCGGGGCCGGTGAAAGACACCAAGTTAACGCCGCGTATCGCGGAAACCGCACGCGCGCTGTTCGTGATTTATATTGTGCTGACCATCCTGTGCGGTATCGGCTACTGGTGGGCCGGGATGACGGTGTTTGATGCGGTGGGCCACGCCTTTTCCACGGTGGCCAACGGTGGCTTCTCCACCCACGATGCGAGCATGGGGTTTTACGCCCACAACCACGCCATTATGGCGATCGCAATTATTTTTATGCTCACCGCGGCCATTAACTTCGGCCTGCATTTTGTTGCGCTGAGCAACAGGACCCTGAGCCACTACTGGAAAGATTCCGAGTTCCGTTTTTATGTAATGGTCACCATCGGCGCATGCGGCATTATCGTCGGCTACCTGTATGCATCCGGCACCTTTGATATGCAGAGCAGTATGCTGCACGGGGTGTTTCAGGTGGTCTCCATCGGCACCACCGCGGGGTTTGCTTCCGAGAGTTTTGCCCTGTGGCCGGCGTTCCTTCCGTATATTCTGTTACTGCTCGGCATTATGGGTGCCTGCGCCGGTTCCACATCGGGCGGCATCAAGTCCGTACGCGTGATGCTGATTGTGAAGTCCGGATTGCGGGAACTGAACCGGCTGGTGCATCCGAACGCGGTGGTGCCGATCAAGGTAAACCGCAAAATCGTCCCGTCGCGAGTTACCGATGCGGTGTGGGGATTTTTTGCCATTTATATTCTGTCGTTCTTCGTGCTCACCATTATCGTGATGGCAACCGGGGAAAATTTCGTTACCTCCTTTTCCACCGTCGCCTCGTGCCTGAGTAATATCGGCCCGGCCCTGGGCGATGCGGCAGCGCATTACGGTGAAGTGAATGAAATTGCGAAATGCTTTTTGATTCTGGCGATGCTGATGGGACGCCTGGAAATCTTTACCCTGCTGGTGCTGCTGACGCCGGCGTTCTGGCGGCATTGAATACCGGCATCAATGGAAGCGATCGTATTCCCGCCGAATCACTTTCCAGTAGCGCGGTAAGAATTTATATAGCACCCAC
This genomic interval from Microbulbifer sp. Q7 contains the following:
- a CDS encoding LysM peptidoglycan-binding domain-containing protein, with protein sequence MKKIILAAAATLLATFGLQAQDSRLNPDHPDTYVVQKGDTLWDISGAFLSQPWYWPEIWQANPQVENPHLIYPGDRLNLVYIDGQPRLELERAPTAYKLSPNSNNRLGPSVRREPIGSAIPAIPLDAINAFLSRTRIVGPNAFQGVPYVISGQDQRILMGAGEKIYARGDFREPLGSYGIYRPGPVYADPFTGEELGQQALDVGSVDLRQLDVDNANTDFAVATLDVTRTSRDIRLQDRLLPVEERAIAALFQPGAPSVPVDGIILGVEEGVTQVAKYDVVALNRGLREGLEPGHVLAIYKRGATVRDQLARQNVKLPDERAGVLMVFRSFEKMSLGLVLEADKPLAVMDLVRNP
- the def gene encoding peptide deformylase, with product MAKLEILEFPDPRLRKVAEPVAEVTDDHRTLIDDMFETMYEAPGVGLAATQINVHERIVVIDVSEDQSEPLVLINPEVEVLDAEIHKYDEGCLSVPGFYETVQRPRKIRLKALDRNGEAYALEAEGLLAVCIQHEIDHLDGKLFVDYISPLKRNRIRSKLEKAHRQRA
- the fmt gene encoding methionyl-tRNA formyltransferase, encoding MSLNIIFAGTPDFAAIHLQTLLDSEHKVIAVYSQPDRPAGRGKKLLSSPVKQLALEHDIPVYQPLSLRDENAQQELAALNADLMVVVAYGLILPQVVLDTPRLGCVNVHASLLPRWRGAAPIQRAVEAGDAESGVAIMQMEAGLDTGPVLVEARTPIAAHETGGSLHDKLARLGGPALLEALQLLESGTAKPQVQDDTLANYAGKISKEEARIDWQRPAAELARLIRAFNPFPVCWTEYQDGKGKTQRLRIYQAKHEQGCHTDAPGTILSADDEGILVACGREALRLTQLQLPGKKALPLAEILKGYRDLFTAGTTLGTDHE
- the rsmB gene encoding 16S rRNA (cytosine(967)-C(5))-methyltransferase RsmB, which produces MNDPRALAARVVARLIQDRGSLQRLLPWAEKQVEDKDRSLLRELCYGTARFAPRLELILGKLSKKTIKDEELAALMLVGLYQLEYTRIPDHAAIGATVEAARALKLGHATGVVNGVLRNALRNKEVLTRKLSGNPQFSSAHPEWLQQAIKAAWGTEARAIFTANNANPPMTLRVNLSKTSRDEYLEQLQQAGIPAQACEFSAAGLVLENPVAVTRLPGFDDGLVSVQDQSAQLAAPLLDPQPGEKILDACAAPGGKTCHLLELQPDLDLSALDIEEERLDRVIENLERLGVGAQIICADAAEPEHWWDGEPFDRILLDAPCSATGVIRRNPDIKLLRRADDIPELAELQGKILRAMWRLLKPGGILLYATCSMLPEENSAQVARFIAETPDARDNTPQLLNEQPWGLPQEAGMQLLPGIHAGDGFYYAKLEKAKK
- the trkA gene encoding Trk system potassium transporter TrkA, which codes for MKIIILGAGQVGGSLAESLASERNDIVLVDSDEKTLRELRDRIDIGVVVGHASHPDILQEAGIEDADILVAVTNNDETNMAACQIAHSLFRVTTKIARVRASAYLQYPELFSTESIPIDVLISPEQIVSEYISRLIEHPGALQVLDFANGRVQLVAVRAVQGGPLVGHQLRYLREHMPKVDTRVAAIYRRNSPIIPQGSTVIEAGDEVFFIAARQDIRAVMSELRRLEQGYKRITIAGGGNIGLRLAHKLENRYSVKIIEQDHDRCIFLSEELSNSIVLHGSASDQDLLLEENIEDTDVFLALTNDDEANIMSSLLAKRLGTRKVMALINNRAYVDLVQGGEIDIAISPQQNTIGSLLTHVRRGDMVNVHSLRRGAAEAIEVIAHGDKRTSKVVGRKIEDIDLPEGASIGAIVRERDGDSQVLIAHDNIIVETDDHVIVFLVDRRHTRHVEQLFQVGFSFF
- a CDS encoding TrkH family potassium uptake protein, which gives rise to MRFAVIARVFGILLTVFSLTLLPPIGVSLWYEDGTHIAFTIAFAITLLTGLFMWLPVHDLKQDLRTRDGFVVTSLFWLILGSFGSLPLIISPQPDLSVVDSIFESISGLTTTGATTITGLDTLPPAILYYRQQLQWVGGIGVIVIALAILPMLGIGGMQLYKAEMPGPVKDTKLTPRIAETARALFVIYIVLTILCGIGYWWAGMTVFDAVGHAFSTVANGGFSTHDASMGFYAHNHAIMAIAIIFMLTAAINFGLHFVALSNRTLSHYWKDSEFRFYVMVTIGACGIIVGYLYASGTFDMQSSMLHGVFQVVSIGTTAGFASESFALWPAFLPYILLLLGIMGACAGSTSGGIKSVRVMLIVKSGLRELNRLVHPNAVVPIKVNRKIVPSRVTDAVWGFFAIYILSFFVLTIIVMATGENFVTSFSTVASCLSNIGPALGDAAAHYGEVNEIAKCFLILAMLMGRLEIFTLLVLLTPAFWRH